A genomic stretch from Perognathus longimembris pacificus isolate PPM17 chromosome 5, ASM2315922v1, whole genome shotgun sequence includes:
- the LOC125351237 gene encoding transcription factor BTF3-like, producing the protein MNKEKLAKLQAQVHIGGKGTARRKKKVVHRTATADDKKLQFSLKKLGVNNISGIEEVNMFTNQGTVIPFNNPKVQTSLAANTFTITGHVETKQLTEMLPSILNQLGADSLISLRRLAEALPKQSVDGKAPLAPQEDDDDEVPDPVENFDEASKNEAN; encoded by the coding sequence ATGAACAAAGAAAAACTCGCCAAACTGCAGGCACAAGTGCACATTGGTGGGAAAGGAACTGCTCGTAGAAAGAAGAAGGTGGTTCATAGAACAGCTACAGCAGATGACAAAAAACTTCAGTTCTCCTTAAAGAAGTTAGGAGTGAACAATATCTCTGGTATTGAGGAGGTGAATATGTTTACAAACCAAGGAACCGTGATCCCCTTCAACAACCCTAAAGTTCAGACCTCTTTGGCAGCAAATACTTTCACCATAACAGGCCATGTTGAGACAAAGCAGCTGACAGAAATGCTTCCCAGCATCTTGAACCAGCTTGGTGCAGACAGTCTGATCAGTTTAAGGAGACTGGCTGAAGCTCTGCCCAAACAATCTGTGGATGGAAAAGCACCACTTGCTCCTcaagaggatgatgatgatgaagttcCAGATCCTGTGGAGAATTTTGATGAGGCTTCTAAGAATGAGGCAAACTGA